Within the Natranaeroarchaeum sulfidigenes genome, the region ATAGACGTCCTAGTCGACATCGTTCAGGGAGCAAAGGACGCGATTCCGGAAGCGCGTGCAGATGAAATTGGACTTCACGTTTTCGGTGTCGGTGGGAAGCAAGTGGGACTACTGTCTCTTCTCGGTGTTGACTCGTTCGACTGTTCGACACACATGCAAACCGCGCGATATAAGAAGTATCTCCACCCAGAGACGTGGGCAAATCACACTCTCGACGATCTTCAAAACCACCTCAAGCCGGATGGTAGCTATCCCTGCGATCTTACGAACTGCCTCCTTTGCGGCTCGGATGGTGTCGATTATGAAACACTGGTAGAGGAGCTGAACACGGATCTGACCTACGACGAACGGCAAGAGCGGAAGGCCAACGGAGAGTTCATAAAGAGCGACTACTACGCGCTTTTAGCTCGGCATAATTTCGAGGTATACAATGAAGAACTCGGGCGCGTCCGCGACGCGATTCGTGAGGGTCGACTCCTCAACTACGTCATCGGATTTGCTAGGGAACACAATGACATCAAACGCGGACTCAAAGAAGCTCAACTCCGCGACAAAGAACTTCGGAAAGATGTTCAGTCCCGGGAGGCATACGACCTGCTTCCAGGTTCGACTCTGACGAGCGATCAATCAAAGCTCTCTCAGTGGGGTGCAGGAGTCGACGAAGCAACCGAAACCCGTCGAATCTCGCTCAAACATAGCCCGACTGATTTCGACATCCTATCTCGTTCATATGACCCACCAGCCAACAAAGAGGTACTCCTTCTTATCCCATGTAGTCAGCAAAAGCCCTATTCGAAATCTCGAACGCATTCGGTCCTATTCGACAAGCTGGGTCACCAAGCGGACAGGATTCACAAGGTAACTGTCTCTGGTATGTACGGGCCGGTACCAGAGGAATACGAACGTGAACAGCCAGTACTGGAGTATGACTATGTTCTTGCGAAAGAGGATACACAACAGATTGAACTCGTCACTGACCGTGTTGAACAATATCTTGAGAAGTACGGTGACCAATTTGACGAAATTATCGGATACGTCACCAGTAAAACCTACCGGCAAGTAATCTCGGATGCCTTCGATACCTACGGCCGTGGTGTTGTCCTCCCTCGTGATCCGGAAGCACTCCAGCTAACGGAATTCTTCAGGAACAACAATATTCAAGAATTGCTTGGGATGTTGAACGGTCAAATGGAAAGTGAGATGGACGAAGTATGATAGCAACTGTTTGATTAGACGATTAGTCGTCGGCAGTGGCACTGACTTTGGATTCGAGTAACGGTTTCACCTCGATAACTTCGGTGTAGTGGTTCTCTCCATCCCGATAGACGAGTGCTCCGTTCTCGAGTTGTACGGAGAGTTCACCGCCGATATATCCATTTCGTTCATACTCTTTGAGTTCAGCCGGGTCACCTTGAGTCCAACATACCGCAAGGTCGACGTTCTCCAAAGGAACTTCCTCGTTGAGAAGACCTGTCAGTGTTGGATGGACTGCAGCGTTCCGGAGCCGTCCGGCGTGTCTAACGATGGCATGCACATCAGCGTCCGGCTGGAAGTCTTCGACAGAGAGTGTAAGCGACGCGTTTCCATTTACCGCTCGCTCGAGTCCGAGCAGTACTTCGGAGCTGTTGGCTGGATTGAACCCATCCGCTTCGATGCGTTCCCGTCGCTCTTTGAGTGACGACTGTTGGTTGGCCATCCGACGCCGGTGTTTACCCTCTTTACGTGTCTGAAGGTACTCCTCTTTGAACCAGGGGTCCTGCATCACTTTGGAAAGGTAGTATTCAATCTCTTCCGTGACTGCTTGATAAACTGAACTAGACTTGTTCCGGATCGTCTCCCTGTTCGCTGATAATTCGATATCTTGGCAATTTGCAACGAAGAAGAAGTGGATATATTCGTTGTCGTGAGAGATTGCCTCGTTGTGTCGCTCTACTTTGATGTGGTCCTTCGCTAACCAGACCCCGAACTGTGAAGAGTGCTTTCCGTACGTTGGCAGTTCATTACGTGCCTTCTTCCCACCGACCATGCCGACGATCTGGACCGTTGTCTCTCCTCCATCGTACTCGACATCGATTTCTTCTGCCGGATAGTGTTTGCACATTCGCTCGGCTGGGAATCTTCCGTCTCCGGGCTCTTCTTGTTCCTCTGGGAGTTCTAACCGATTTGTGGTGACGAGTTTATCCCTCGTATCATCGATGTCTTCGTCGAGTTCGACGATGATGTCCATTTCCCGCTGAAACTCACCGAACTTGTGGGCAAGTGACCCGGCGATCGTCTTCCATTTCAGGTAGTGATGGATCTTATTGTACGTAAGTTCCTCGGCGTTGAACCCTTTCCCGGACCGGAAGTTTGTGATTTTGATCTTTGTCTGGGAATTACCGCTGCGAACGGAGTGTTTCGTCAGTTCATACTTCGGGAGTTCCTTCCGATTGAGTTTTTCCCAGGGTTCCTCCATCACTGCACGGTAGCTTTTTCCATCACGGACTGTTGTAACCTCGATATGATCGCTCTTGTAGAAGATTTTCGTTCCGTGACCCTTGTATCCAATCGAATCGGTCTTTCGGGAATTACCCAGGTCGAAAAACGATTCTAGGTCCCGCTCGTTCATCCCGTGCCCATCGTCTTCGATTATAATGTCCGATCCCTCGGGCTGGTTGCGAATGCTGATTTTGACTTCCGATGCGCCTGCGTCATACGAGTTCGAGAGCGATTCGCGGATGACCTCAAGCGGATCCTCGAAGTCGCTTGCAATTTCGAGAAACTCGTTGACTTCGTTGACTTTTGGTGATTTTTTCATTAAAAATACCCTCCGAGTGATTGATTGACGACCTGATGAGCAAACTGCCGCATTGTTCTGTCTCGACCAAATGTCTCTTCGAAATAATCGACGAGGGCGTCCTCCCCACCCTGTTGAATACGATTGCGGATGTCTGCTAATTCTCGTTTCTGAACGATTAGGTTGTGCATCGCAACAGGACCAAGAATATCTTTTTTATATTCTGTATTGCCTCGCATCCAATTGACAAGGTGATCCGACTGACAAACCGGGCAGTCGCACTTCGAAAAGTCGGCTTCTTTGATCGGACTATGATCCATCAACGAATGACTGTACTTACCGTTGATTGCATTGTGTATGTGTGTACTCGAATCGAATGAATCAGCCCCGAGAGCAGCCAGAATCGGAATGGCTCTACTTGAAATACCCAAAACGTGGAGCGGCCAGTCTTCCATTCCCCACTCGGCCATCACTTCTCGACAGTCCGTGACTGCCTGAATCAGGGCACCACGATCGTCTTTTTTTGGCACGAGGCTCCCGAGGGCAATTCCATCGAACCCCTCGTGAAGCACGCCTTGCGGAACGCTATCCGTAATTACATCCAGGTACTCGTTCATCATTGAGTAGTTGTACCCGTGAAGAGTGAGATATTGAGCACCATCGAAATCACGCGTCAGCGAGAGGAAAGTGTGAATATTCTCGGCTGTCCGCTCAGCTTTCTTGACACGTTCTTGGTGGGAG harbors:
- a CDS encoding DUF5591 domain-containing protein, with product MASFRVKTVGDDGYGRLGELDVTHGPVETPVLFPVVNMIGGTTEKSGGVWRRMREKLIDKDHLQGIMFQAMSFTDYGVSPNNLNDFWREETFHERFDDLNAPVFIDSGGFKLMNSDTFGEAPEKGGVPNEWGLYTDPKSILGLQLDFGADIVATLDYPIPPNLKESEKIERMNRSIDSAVECLRIIDNPDLLEENFEINSRAAERLRERKAAGDEPSVYIALHGHDYETINWYVGNFLDRVDEVDIDSSFEGFAIGSLVPLRDSIDVLVDIVQGAKDAIPEARADEIGLHVFGVGGKQVGLLSLLGVDSFDCSTHMQTARYKKYLHPETWANHTLDDLQNHLKPDGSYPCDLTNCLLCGSDGVDYETLVEELNTDLTYDERQERKANGEFIKSDYYALLARHNFEVYNEELGRVRDAIREGRLLNYVIGFAREHNDIKRGLKEAQLRDKELRKDVQSREAYDLLPGSTLTSDQSKLSQWGAGVDEATETRRISLKHSPTDFDILSRSYDPPANKEVLLLIPCSQQKPYSKSRTHSVLFDKLGHQADRIHKVTVSGMYGPVPEEYEREQPVLEYDYVLAKEDTQQIELVTDRVEQYLEKYGDQFDEIIGYVTSKTYRQVISDAFDTYGRGVVLPRDPEALQLTEFFRNNNIQELLGMLNGQMESEMDEV
- a CDS encoding ATP-binding protein; amino-acid sequence: MKKSPKVNEVNEFLEIASDFEDPLEVIRESLSNSYDAGASEVKISIRNQPEGSDIIIEDDGHGMNERDLESFFDLGNSRKTDSIGYKGHGTKIFYKSDHIEVTTVRDGKSYRAVMEEPWEKLNRKELPKYELTKHSVRSGNSQTKIKITNFRSGKGFNAEELTYNKIHHYLKWKTIAGSLAHKFGEFQREMDIIVELDEDIDDTRDKLVTTNRLELPEEQEEPGDGRFPAERMCKHYPAEEIDVEYDGGETTVQIVGMVGGKKARNELPTYGKHSSQFGVWLAKDHIKVERHNEAISHDNEYIHFFFVANCQDIELSANRETIRNKSSSVYQAVTEEIEYYLSKVMQDPWFKEEYLQTRKEGKHRRRMANQQSSLKERRERIEADGFNPANSSEVLLGLERAVNGNASLTLSVEDFQPDADVHAIVRHAGRLRNAAVHPTLTGLLNEEVPLENVDLAVCWTQGDPAELKEYERNGYIGGELSVQLENGALVYRDGENHYTEVIEVKPLLESKVSATADD
- a CDS encoding tRNA-guanine transglycosylase, coding for MSRTITENTFNFEVNATAGDARTGTLHVNGTRLKTPNLFPVMNFYAGGTENSVYGGGVHRTMKEFMIGAERVSVDPLTNYFDATMMSVSSLTDYNLTRKRFEAYLDTPIKERELFEPFEGTVFADSGGFKFLNNAEIDGSDFEEDMDQRTVYQIQKQLGSDIIVNLDHPIAPDDSHQERVKKAERTAENIHTFLSLTRDFDGAQYLTLHGYNYSMMNEYLDVITDSVPQGVLHEGFDGIALGSLVPKKDDRGALIQAVTDCREVMAEWGMEDWPLHVLGISSRAIPILAALGADSFDSSTHIHNAINGKYSHSLMDHSPIKEADFSKCDCPVCQSDHLVNWMRGNTEYKKDILGPVAMHNLIVQKRELADIRNRIQQGGEDALVDYFEETFGRDRTMRQFAHQVVNQSLGGYF